In the Magnetospira sp. QH-2 genome, one interval contains:
- a CDS encoding potassium channel family protein, with the protein MAIRTQLNALYHGASDRGRRFRYALLTFDIVTVTFFILSSMVSLERWVIMADYAIASVLALDFLAQLWIARKPWRHLFRPLILADLVVILSLMAPLFLENLAFLRVVRMLRLLRSYHVLRELRDNIAFFRQYEDTIQSALNLFVFIFFVTALVFVMQVRDNPQINNYIDALYFTVTTLTTTGFGDITLEGSHGRLLAVIIMVVGVALFLRLVQTIFRPQKVQYKCPDCGLTRHDPDAIHCKHCGRVLNIETDGDWE; encoded by the coding sequence ATGGCTATTCGCACGCAACTAAACGCGCTGTATCACGGCGCTTCCGACCGGGGGCGGCGTTTCCGGTATGCGCTGCTGACCTTCGATATCGTCACCGTGACGTTTTTCATCCTGTCGTCCATGGTTTCCCTGGAACGCTGGGTGATCATGGCCGATTACGCCATCGCCTCGGTGCTGGCGTTAGATTTTCTGGCGCAATTGTGGATTGCCCGAAAGCCCTGGCGGCACCTGTTCAGGCCGCTGATTCTTGCCGATTTGGTGGTGATCCTGTCGTTGATGGCGCCGCTGTTCTTGGAAAACCTCGCTTTCTTGCGCGTGGTACGCATGCTCCGGCTGTTGCGCAGCTATCATGTGCTGCGGGAACTACGCGACAACATCGCCTTCTTCCGCCAGTACGAAGACACCATCCAGAGCGCTTTGAACCTGTTTGTGTTCATCTTTTTCGTCACCGCCCTGGTCTTTGTCATGCAGGTGCGGGACAACCCGCAGATCAACAATTACATCGACGCGCTCTATTTCACCGTCACCACCCTGACCACCACAGGCTTTGGGGATATCACCTTGGAAGGCAGCCATGGTCGCTTGCTGGCGGTGATCATTATGGTGGTCGGCGTGGCGCTTTTCCTTCGATTGGTGCAAACTATCTTTCGGCCGCAGAAGGTTCAGTACAAATGCCCCGATTGCGGCCTGACAAGACATGACCCGGATGCAATCCATTGCAAGCATTGCGGACGGGTCTTGAACATCGAAACGGACGGCGACTGGGAGTAA
- a CDS encoding ATP-binding protein: MRRVHDFSKGGYIALALVLAIALLSVGTILDDKHQRTVNSERRVSTLKSAVIFSGHIKHVLGTNTSLIRGLSAVIATNPQITQQDYAALGRELLKRSKIIRNLGSAPDLVVRLMYPMEGNEAVIGLDYSQHPVQKAAALRARDAGDVVIAGPLELVQGGQAFIGRSPVFIPGPNDTQRFWGLVSAVIMVDQFLQAVGLSTQPDDIWVSLRGTDALGAEGSVFYGDASLFDRADILLDIDLPVGSWQMAAASRVTPGLPFAEEWQYRIIGGLLGLLSALIIVLLYRRASDRERAVRDQAETATLLHQATLLGNMGSWRYDIRTRRAIWSEEAYAIMGIPRNLPPGPQTLMAFLVEEDQGLPQQTMNAAALGEIEYNINYRVRHSSGEIRWVHSRASLIRDKDGQPESLLGMVQDITSYKTIEAGLVAARDEAQMANRSKSEFLANMSHELRTPLNAVIGLAEMMNMGVYGDLGTDKYREYVQDIRTSGQHLLNLINDILDLSRIESSYMELHEESLDLLEQSEEALHLLRLRMEEKGKTVELLVPADLPHLRADRVALRSMLLNLISNSEKFTGDSGRITLSGSLRADGGLDLWVADNGIGIPPDHIDSIAQPFRQVERAWTRSHEGSGLGLAITRSLLELHGGRLIIDSDLGRGTKVTLSFPKHRTVGPR; this comes from the coding sequence ATGAGAAGGGTCCATGATTTCAGCAAGGGCGGATACATCGCGCTGGCCTTGGTGCTCGCCATCGCTTTGCTGTCGGTGGGCACCATTCTCGATGACAAGCACCAGCGGACCGTCAACAGCGAGCGGCGGGTCTCGACTCTCAAATCGGCGGTCATTTTCAGCGGCCATATCAAGCATGTGCTGGGCACCAATACTTCGTTGATCCGGGGTCTGTCGGCGGTGATCGCCACCAACCCGCAAATCACGCAACAAGACTATGCCGCGCTGGGACGGGAATTGCTCAAGCGATCCAAGATCATTCGCAACCTCGGCAGCGCACCAGATCTTGTGGTTCGATTGATGTACCCCATGGAAGGCAACGAGGCCGTGATCGGGCTCGACTATAGTCAGCATCCTGTGCAGAAAGCCGCTGCCTTGCGTGCCCGCGATGCCGGTGACGTGGTCATTGCCGGACCCTTGGAGTTGGTCCAAGGCGGTCAGGCCTTCATTGGCCGATCGCCGGTTTTCATACCTGGGCCGAACGATACTCAGCGGTTCTGGGGCCTGGTTTCCGCCGTGATCATGGTCGACCAGTTTTTGCAAGCCGTGGGCCTGAGCACGCAACCGGACGACATCTGGGTCTCCCTCCGTGGCACCGATGCCCTGGGGGCCGAGGGATCGGTTTTCTACGGCGACGCGAGCCTATTCGACAGAGCGGATATCCTGCTCGATATCGACCTGCCGGTGGGATCGTGGCAGATGGCGGCAGCCTCTCGGGTCACGCCGGGATTGCCCTTTGCGGAAGAATGGCAGTATCGGATCATCGGCGGGCTCTTGGGTCTCCTATCGGCCTTGATCATTGTTTTGCTCTACCGCCGTGCCTCGGACCGGGAAAGGGCGGTGCGGGATCAAGCGGAAACCGCCACGCTGCTGCATCAAGCGACACTACTCGGCAACATGGGCAGTTGGCGCTATGACATCCGGACCCGGCGGGCGATTTGGTCGGAGGAAGCCTACGCAATCATGGGAATTCCCCGCAACCTGCCCCCCGGCCCGCAAACCTTGATGGCGTTTTTGGTGGAGGAAGATCAGGGTCTTCCGCAGCAGACCATGAACGCCGCCGCCCTCGGCGAAATCGAGTACAACATCAATTATCGGGTACGACATTCTTCGGGCGAAATTCGTTGGGTCCATTCCCGGGCCAGCCTGATTCGGGACAAGGACGGGCAGCCGGAAAGCCTGTTGGGCATGGTCCAAGACATTACCTCCTATAAGACCATCGAAGCAGGCTTGGTGGCCGCGCGCGACGAAGCGCAGATGGCCAACCGCAGCAAATCCGAATTCCTGGCCAATATGAGCCACGAACTGCGGACGCCGCTGAATGCCGTCATCGGTTTGGCCGAGATGATGAACATGGGAGTCTATGGGGACCTGGGAACCGACAAGTACCGGGAGTATGTCCAAGATATTCGAACCAGTGGCCAGCATCTGCTGAACCTGATCAATGACATCTTGGATCTTTCCCGCATTGAATCCAGTTATATGGAGTTGCACGAGGAATCCCTCGATCTCTTGGAACAATCAGAAGAGGCGCTGCATTTGTTGCGCCTGCGCATGGAAGAGAAAGGAAAGACCGTCGAATTGTTGGTGCCGGCAGACCTGCCCCATCTTCGGGCTGACCGGGTGGCTTTGCGTTCCATGCTGCTCAATTTAATCTCCAATAGTGAAAAATTTACCGGCGACAGCGGCCGCATCACCCTTTCAGGATCTCTGCGGGCGGATGGTGGCCTGGATCTGTGGGTGGCCGACAATGGCATTGGCATTCCGCCGGACCATATTGACTCCATTGCGCAACCGTTCCGGCAGGTGGAGCGTGCCTGGACCCGGTCCCATGAAGGCAGCGGTCTCGGCCTGGCCATTACCCGTTCCTTGCTGGAATTGCATGGTGGCCGCTTGATCATCGACAGTGATCTGGGGCGGGGCACCAAGGTCACCCTGTCATTTCCCAAACATCGAACCGTCGGCCCCCGCTGA
- the tldD gene encoding metalloprotease TldD, producing MSHLTTTDDLFYGRTGMDQTRVGDLVGTALQGADDGELFLEYRQSETFAFDDGRLKAATFDTAQGFGLRSVSGEATGYAHASEMSEAAIRRAGDTVAAVRSGRGGTMAAPPAGTNTLLYDDINPLGLVPFEAKVKLLAEIDAYGRDKDPRVKQVMASLAGTWQAVEIVRADGSRAADIRPLVRLNVAVVVEQDGRMETGSNGTGARTGYTHYMEPGTWKAVTDEALRQALVSLESLPCPSGEMDVVLGPGWPGILLHEAIGHGLEGDFNRKKTSAFAGLMGERIAAPGVTVVDDGTIADRRGSLTIDDEGTPSRNTVLIEDGILKGFMQDRLNARLMGVEPTGNGRRQSHGHAPIPRMTNTYMLSGKYDPNEMIQSVKNGIFAVNFGGGQVDITSGKFVFSCTEAYRIEDGKIGAPVKDATLIGNGPDVLTRVSMIGNDMALDPGVGTCGKDGQGVPVGVGQPTLRIDGLTVGGTGG from the coding sequence ATGAGCCATCTCACCACCACCGACGACCTTTTCTATGGTCGCACCGGCATGGACCAGACCCGGGTCGGGGACTTGGTCGGCACCGCCCTGCAAGGGGCCGACGACGGCGAACTGTTCCTAGAATACCGACAATCGGAAACCTTTGCCTTCGATGACGGACGCCTGAAAGCCGCCACCTTTGACACCGCGCAGGGATTCGGCCTGCGCAGCGTCTCCGGCGAGGCCACCGGCTATGCCCATGCCTCGGAAATGAGCGAAGCCGCCATCCGACGTGCCGGGGATACGGTTGCCGCCGTGCGCAGCGGTCGAGGGGGCACCATGGCCGCGCCACCCGCAGGCACCAACACGCTCCTCTACGACGATATCAACCCGCTCGGTCTGGTGCCCTTTGAGGCCAAGGTCAAGCTGTTGGCCGAAATCGACGCCTATGGGCGCGATAAGGACCCTCGGGTCAAGCAGGTCATGGCCTCGCTGGCCGGGACCTGGCAGGCGGTGGAAATCGTCCGTGCCGATGGCAGCCGTGCCGCGGATATCCGCCCCCTGGTCCGCCTCAATGTGGCGGTGGTGGTGGAACAGGACGGACGCATGGAAACCGGTTCCAATGGCACCGGCGCGCGCACCGGCTATACCCACTACATGGAACCGGGTACCTGGAAAGCGGTCACGGACGAGGCTCTGCGCCAGGCCTTGGTCAGTCTGGAAAGCCTGCCCTGCCCATCAGGAGAAATGGACGTGGTGCTCGGCCCCGGTTGGCCCGGCATCCTGCTCCACGAAGCCATTGGTCATGGACTCGAAGGCGACTTCAATCGCAAGAAAACCTCCGCCTTCGCGGGGCTCATGGGTGAGCGCATCGCCGCACCGGGTGTGACCGTGGTCGATGACGGCACCATTGCCGATCGCCGCGGATCGCTGACCATCGACGATGAAGGCACGCCGAGCCGCAACACGGTGCTGATCGAAGACGGTATTCTCAAAGGCTTCATGCAAGATCGCCTGAACGCCCGACTGATGGGGGTCGAACCCACGGGCAACGGGCGTCGCCAGTCCCATGGCCACGCCCCCATCCCGCGCATGACCAATACTTACATGCTGTCCGGCAAGTACGACCCGAATGAAATGATCCAATCGGTCAAGAATGGAATCTTCGCGGTGAATTTCGGCGGTGGGCAGGTGGATATCACCTCGGGCAAGTTCGTGTTTTCCTGCACCGAGGCCTATCGCATCGAAGACGGCAAGATCGGTGCCCCGGTCAAGGACGCCACGCTGATCGGCAACGGTCCGGACGTGCTGACCCGGGTCTCCATGATCGGCAACGACATGGCCCTGGACCCGGGTGTCGGCACCTGCGGCAAGGATGGTCAGGGCGTGCCGGTGGGCGTCGGCCAACCGACCTTGCGTATTGATGGACTGACGGTGGGCGGCACGGGGGGATGA
- a CDS encoding RHS repeat protein — protein sequence MGSLRAWAEQYHPHAVFEPNTSAVGPSARRLYTFDLTAHPTAANDTTSFGAPNNLNQLAVFGPRSLTYGTNGNLTGIGANDNLAYDVENRLTQYAVTGGVTIDYAYDPAGRRASRTIDGVTTRFLWSGEQQIAEYDGSGTLLRRFIPGPGLDQWGQGSMGSE from the coding sequence ATGGGATCCCTGCGGGCCTGGGCCGAGCAATACCACCCCCATGCGGTCTTCGAGCCCAACACGTCGGCTGTAGGGCCGAGCGCTCGAAGGCTCTACACCTTCGACCTGACGGCACACCCGACGGCGGCCAACGACACCACCTCCTTCGGCGCGCCGAACAACCTCAACCAGTTGGCGGTGTTTGGGCCGCGTAGCCTGACCTACGGGACCAATGGCAACCTGACCGGCATCGGCGCCAACGACAATCTGGCCTACGACGTGGAAAACCGCCTGACGCAGTATGCCGTTACCGGCGGCGTGACCATCGACTATGCCTACGATCCCGCCGGGCGGCGGGCCAGTCGCACCATCGATGGGGTGACGACCCGGTTCCTCTGGTCCGGCGAGCAGCAGATCGCCGAATACGACGGGTCCGGCACATTGTTGCGCCGCTTCATTCCCGGTCCGGGGCTGGATCAATGGGGTCAGGGATCAATGGGGTCAGAGTAA
- a CDS encoding transposase, translating into MARLLRLNIAGVPQHAIQRGNNRQATFFHDDDYSVYLDKLKDYGEKYDVAIHAYVLMTNHVHLLMTPARETGISKLMQSLGRYYVRYINQTYRRSGTLWEGRYRSTLVDKEDYFLTVSRYIELNPVRANMVQDPKDYPWSSYHHNALDAEIELITGHPCYDALGHTGGQRRKAYQGLFKEGIPDPALEEIRLNTNKAWVLGGDRFKGEIKKMTDRRIEPIPRGGDRRSKKYREAANA; encoded by the coding sequence ATGGCGAGGCTCTTACGGTTGAATATTGCGGGAGTACCGCAACACGCCATCCAGCGCGGGAATAACCGGCAGGCGACTTTTTTTCATGATGATGATTATTCAGTCTACCTTGATAAATTGAAGGACTATGGCGAAAAATATGATGTTGCCATACATGCCTATGTATTGATGACCAACCACGTTCACCTTCTCATGACGCCCGCCCGGGAGACCGGCATCAGTAAATTGATGCAATCCTTGGGGCGTTATTATGTTCGTTATATCAATCAAACATATCGGCGCTCAGGCACGTTGTGGGAGGGCCGATATAGATCAACATTGGTTGATAAGGAGGACTATTTCCTGACCGTTAGTCGTTATATCGAACTCAATCCCGTCCGAGCAAACATGGTGCAAGATCCGAAAGATTATCCGTGGTCCAGCTATCATCACAATGCACTTGATGCTGAAATCGAATTGATAACCGGGCACCCCTGTTACGACGCCCTTGGCCATACTGGCGGGCAAAGACGAAAGGCGTATCAGGGACTTTTTAAGGAAGGCATTCCGGATCCAGCGCTGGAGGAGATCCGGTTGAACACCAACAAAGCCTGGGTACTCGGCGGTGATCGCTTCAAGGGTGAAATCAAAAAAATGACGGACAGGCGTATAGAACCTATTCCCAGAGGTGGGGATCGGAGGTCAAAAAAATATCGGGAGGCGGCAAATGCCTAA
- a CDS encoding reverse transcriptase domain-containing protein, whose protein sequence is MQNAIKNEIKRLAQKAFAKRARIEKAEEKYRKKFKKRTGKPAGIPKPKPASAKPKHFDPAYCARNANFLAKTIWHKVQSIEYEPVPAINYLIDKPDGGKRSIMAFSIPDAALANVVLRRTRERNLKRLSPSSYAYHPDKNVFDAVLALKAFEHDGKLFGVQIDFEKYFDNIPSWYLSNKINDSKKVSLTPHERHIFDRFLHHRFAQYDVYSAGIFLRRVNGTPQGSSVSLLLANLANHDLDVALSVEAGEFVRFADDVVALCSEYSQAQRLENCFIEHCQNSGLKINKAKSPGIAIISSEKQEVRTYSHFDFLGYRFSPDGLSVPKKVERRIMTRVSRLTNLYLLHYLKDGYNSERAATSPHRFDWDLLGLIYELRRSLYGGLSEQELSSFIHDGKRLNRMKGLMGFYCLLDCPDTLRQLDGWMLSIVRRAMVKRNNILASNFSRDCPTPTNAELATGKWLDTAAWRDGPLPEARMPSLVRGWRAARKHYFTFGLEHVEAPNYLFYSDLKALFEY, encoded by the coding sequence ATGCAGAATGCCATAAAAAATGAGATTAAACGACTCGCTCAAAAAGCGTTTGCAAAGCGTGCGCGTATCGAGAAAGCCGAAGAAAAATATAGGAAGAAGTTTAAGAAACGAACAGGAAAGCCTGCAGGGATACCCAAGCCTAAACCTGCGTCTGCTAAACCCAAGCATTTCGACCCAGCTTATTGTGCTCGTAACGCAAACTTTTTAGCGAAAACCATATGGCACAAAGTTCAATCCATAGAGTATGAACCGGTACCGGCCATCAATTATTTGATCGATAAACCAGATGGCGGCAAACGCAGCATTATGGCGTTTTCCATTCCTGACGCTGCACTCGCAAATGTTGTTTTACGTCGGACCAGAGAAAGAAATCTAAAGAGACTATCGCCGTCATCATACGCATATCATCCAGATAAAAACGTGTTCGACGCGGTATTGGCGCTAAAAGCTTTCGAACATGATGGCAAACTGTTTGGGGTTCAAATTGATTTTGAGAAGTATTTTGATAACATCCCCTCTTGGTACCTTTCTAATAAGATCAATGATTCAAAGAAAGTCAGCCTCACGCCGCATGAACGACACATCTTCGATAGGTTCCTGCACCATCGTTTTGCCCAGTACGATGTATACAGCGCAGGAATATTTCTACGGCGGGTAAATGGCACGCCTCAAGGGTCATCTGTATCTCTACTACTTGCAAATTTGGCCAACCACGACCTTGATGTGGCCCTATCTGTTGAAGCTGGTGAATTTGTCCGTTTTGCCGATGATGTTGTCGCACTTTGCAGCGAATATTCACAGGCTCAAAGACTCGAAAATTGCTTTATTGAACACTGCCAGAACAGCGGCCTGAAGATTAACAAAGCCAAGTCACCAGGGATTGCAATAATCTCCTCCGAAAAACAGGAGGTGAGAACCTATTCGCATTTTGATTTCCTTGGTTATCGTTTTTCGCCGGATGGATTGTCAGTACCAAAAAAAGTGGAGCGAAGAATTATGACCCGAGTTTCGCGGCTAACTAATCTCTATCTGCTTCATTATTTGAAAGATGGCTACAATTCCGAAAGAGCGGCAACAAGCCCCCACCGTTTTGACTGGGATTTGCTTGGACTAATTTATGAATTGCGCCGCTCTCTCTATGGCGGATTGTCCGAGCAGGAACTTTCGAGCTTTATTCATGATGGGAAGAGGCTTAATCGTATGAAGGGCCTTATGGGGTTCTATTGTCTCCTTGATTGTCCTGACACACTACGCCAATTGGATGGTTGGATGCTCAGTATTGTCAGGCGTGCAATGGTTAAGCGGAACAATATTTTGGCATCGAACTTTTCAAGAGATTGTCCTACGCCCACAAATGCTGAACTCGCGACGGGGAAGTGGCTGGATACTGCTGCATGGCGAGATGGACCTCTTCCCGAAGCACGCATGCCTAGTTTAGTTCGGGGATGGCGGGCAGCAAGAAAGCACTATTTCACTTTCGGACTGGAACACGTGGAAGCACCAAATTACTTATTTTACAGTGACCTTAAAGCACTGTTTGAATATTGA
- a CDS encoding RHS repeat domain-containing protein produces MIFCATGLWVGLGLATTAPASAATTLSYTYDELGRLVTVTHDDGTAITNTYDPADNRTLLSVGGMPTHFTVSASETPAVEGGDVTFTVTRTGDIS; encoded by the coding sequence TTGATTTTTTGCGCCACGGGTCTGTGGGTCGGATTGGGGCTGGCGACGACGGCGCCGGCATCCGCCGCGACCACGCTGAGTTATACCTATGACGAGCTGGGGCGATTAGTGACCGTTACCCACGACGATGGCACGGCGATTACCAACACCTATGACCCGGCGGACAACCGCACTTTGCTATCGGTGGGGGGCATGCCGACCCATTTCACCGTATCGGCGTCTGAAACCCCGGCCGTGGAAGGCGGCGACGTAACCTTCACCGTCACCCGCACCGGCGACATCAGCTAG
- a CDS encoding chorismate mutase: protein MSQVRAEIDRLDRHILPLLAERSQYVAQAAAFKAERADVVVPRRIEEIIAHIRDIAEHHGMDKDLAEEIYRSMIDTFIRFEERRWDEIAES, encoded by the coding sequence ATGAGCCAAGTCCGGGCGGAAATCGACCGCCTCGACCGCCATATTCTGCCGCTGCTGGCCGAGCGGTCTCAATACGTGGCCCAAGCGGCAGCCTTCAAGGCAGAGCGGGCCGACGTGGTGGTGCCGCGACGGATTGAAGAGATCATCGCCCACATCCGTGACATAGCGGAACACCATGGCATGGATAAGGACCTGGCCGAGGAAATCTACCGGAGCATGATCGATACCTTCATCCGCTTCGAAGAGCGGCGCTGGGACGAAATCGCCGAAAGCTAG
- a CDS encoding glutamate--cysteine ligase: MAASEPITDRRQLVEYLASGCKPRDQWKIGTEHEKFAYDLETLKPLEYEGPRGVRAVLERLQQFGWDLVYEGGNPIALQAEGKGSITLEPGGQLELSGAPLDNIHQTCTEVNTHLKQVKAVAADLNIAFLGLGYNPKIPVADVPWMPKGRYKIMRDYMPTRGGLGLDMMLNTCTVQVNLDFDSEATMARMFRVSLALQPIATALFANSPFKNGKPTGFLSYRSHIWTDVDPDRSGMLPFVFEDGFGFEQYVDYLLDVPMYFVYRDGRYIDAAGQSFRDFMNGRLPALPGEVPTMADWSDHLTVSFPEVRLKKYLEMRGADGGPWGRICALSALWVGLLYDSTALDDAWELIKDWTVEDQAYLRDETPKQALKTPFGNRSVKEIAIDMLKISHDGLRRRERLDVVGLNETHFLNDLFTIADSGFTAAEELLCAYERRWERQVDPLFQEYAY, encoded by the coding sequence ATGGCCGCATCCGAACCGATCACTGACCGACGGCAACTGGTCGAATACCTGGCTTCGGGCTGTAAACCCCGGGATCAATGGAAGATCGGCACGGAACACGAAAAATTCGCCTATGACCTGGAGACTCTCAAGCCTTTGGAATATGAGGGGCCGCGTGGTGTCAGGGCGGTCTTGGAACGTCTTCAGCAGTTTGGCTGGGACCTGGTCTACGAAGGCGGCAATCCCATCGCCTTGCAGGCCGAGGGTAAGGGGTCCATTACCCTGGAGCCGGGGGGGCAACTGGAGCTTTCCGGCGCCCCGTTGGACAATATTCATCAGACCTGCACCGAGGTGAATACCCACCTGAAACAGGTCAAAGCGGTTGCGGCGGATCTCAATATCGCTTTTTTGGGATTGGGCTATAATCCCAAAATTCCGGTGGCCGATGTCCCTTGGATGCCCAAGGGGCGTTACAAAATCATGCGCGACTATATGCCGACACGAGGCGGCTTGGGCCTGGATATGATGCTCAATACCTGCACCGTGCAGGTAAACCTGGACTTCGACAGCGAGGCCACCATGGCCCGCATGTTCCGGGTCTCTCTGGCCCTGCAGCCCATCGCCACGGCGTTATTTGCCAACTCACCGTTCAAAAACGGCAAGCCCACGGGGTTTCTAAGCTATCGCAGCCATATCTGGACCGACGTGGATCCGGATCGAAGCGGCATGCTGCCCTTCGTATTCGAGGATGGGTTCGGCTTCGAGCAGTATGTGGATTACCTGCTTGATGTGCCCATGTACTTCGTCTATCGGGACGGGCGCTACATCGATGCCGCCGGACAATCCTTTCGCGACTTCATGAATGGCCGTCTCCCGGCGCTGCCGGGCGAAGTGCCGACCATGGCCGACTGGAGCGATCACCTGACCGTATCGTTCCCCGAGGTAAGATTGAAGAAGTACCTGGAGATGCGCGGCGCGGACGGTGGTCCTTGGGGGCGGATTTGTGCCCTGTCGGCCCTTTGGGTCGGGCTGCTTTATGATTCCACTGCGCTGGATGACGCCTGGGAACTGATCAAGGATTGGACCGTGGAGGATCAGGCCTACTTACGCGATGAAACACCCAAGCAGGCCCTGAAAACCCCGTTCGGGAATCGCTCGGTCAAGGAAATCGCCATCGACATGCTGAAGATCTCCCATGACGGCCTGCGTCGACGGGAACGCTTGGATGTGGTGGGGCTGAACGAGACTCACTTTTTGAATGATTTGTTCACAATAGCGGATTCCGGTTTCACGGCAGCGGAGGAGTTGCTCTGTGCCTATGAACGTCGGTGGGAACGGCAAGTGGATCCGCTGTTCCAGGAATATGCCTACTAG
- a CDS encoding 16S rRNA (uracil(1498)-N(3))-methyltransferase: protein MSRTPTRLHVTEPLSEAAEIILPQAQAHYLRNVLRLAVGDALFLFNGRDGEWRADLRDLGKRQATLALTVQTRPQAPEPGPWLLFAPLKKDRTDFLVEKATELGAAVLWPLFTRHTMTRRVNLERLRAQATEAAEQCGRLTLPEIREPMDLMDLESRWDGSRPLWIADEARTGSSLVQQDLSVPPGLLIGPEGGFAEAELDLMGRLPFAVRVSLGPRLLRAETAAVAALAGWQALTDT, encoded by the coding sequence ATGTCTCGCACCCCCACCCGACTCCATGTGACGGAACCCTTGTCCGAAGCGGCGGAAATCATCCTGCCCCAGGCCCAGGCGCACTACCTGCGCAACGTGCTGCGGCTGGCGGTGGGCGATGCCCTATTCCTGTTCAATGGCCGGGACGGCGAATGGCGGGCCGATCTGCGTGACCTGGGCAAGAGACAGGCGACCCTGGCGCTCACCGTGCAAACCCGACCCCAGGCGCCGGAGCCCGGCCCCTGGCTGCTGTTCGCGCCACTGAAGAAGGACCGCACCGACTTTTTGGTGGAAAAGGCGACCGAATTGGGCGCGGCGGTGCTCTGGCCCCTCTTCACCCGCCATACCATGACCCGCCGGGTCAACCTGGAGCGGCTGCGGGCCCAGGCAACCGAGGCCGCCGAACAGTGCGGGCGCCTGACCCTGCCGGAGATCCGCGAACCGATGGACTTGATGGATCTGGAAAGCCGGTGGGATGGTTCTCGTCCTTTGTGGATTGCCGATGAGGCACGGACCGGCAGCTCTTTGGTTCAACAGGATTTGTCCGTGCCCCCCGGCCTCCTGATCGGGCCCGAGGGCGGTTTCGCGGAAGCGGAGCTTGACCTGATGGGGCGTCTGCCGTTTGCTGTGCGCGTTTCGCTGGGACCGCGACTCCTGCGCGCCGAGACGGCGGCGGTGGCGGCCCTGGCCGGTTGGCAGGCGCTGACCGATACCTGA
- the ubiA gene encoding 4-hydroxybenzoate octaprenyltransferase: protein MNTLATDIPRGNWIDRWTPSAARPYLRLMRLDRPIGTWLLLLPCWWSAALAAEGWPDLRLLLLFGAGALIMRGAGCTFNDFVDREFDSQVARTADRPIASGVVSPFRALLFLGFQLLLGLAILLQFNWYAVIVGTASLALVFTYPFMKRITYWPQAFLGLTFNWGALMGWAAVTGDLAPAALVLYAAGFFWTLGYDTIYAHQDKADDLIVGVKSTALRLGDATRPWLVGFYVVTVVLIAGAGYLVQMGWPFWTALALGALHLAWQARDVDINDPTDCLRKFKSNRDFGLVLFVGIVAGKLIG, encoded by the coding sequence ATGAACACCCTGGCCACCGATATCCCGCGCGGCAACTGGATCGACCGATGGACACCCTCGGCGGCCCGGCCCTATTTGCGGTTGATGCGCCTGGACCGGCCCATCGGCACCTGGCTTTTGCTGTTGCCATGCTGGTGGAGCGCGGCACTGGCCGCCGAAGGCTGGCCGGACCTGCGGCTGTTGCTGCTGTTCGGGGCCGGAGCCTTGATCATGCGCGGGGCCGGATGCACCTTTAACGACTTCGTCGACCGGGAATTTGATTCCCAGGTGGCCCGCACCGCCGACCGGCCCATCGCCAGCGGCGTGGTCTCGCCCTTCCGGGCCCTGCTGTTCCTGGGATTCCAGTTGTTGTTGGGGCTGGCCATCTTGCTGCAATTCAATTGGTACGCCGTGATCGTGGGCACCGCCTCACTGGCCTTGGTGTTCACCTATCCTTTCATGAAGCGCATTACCTATTGGCCGCAGGCCTTTCTCGGGCTGACCTTCAACTGGGGCGCCTTGATGGGCTGGGCGGCGGTCACCGGCGATCTGGCCCCGGCGGCGCTGGTGCTTTATGCCGCCGGGTTTTTCTGGACCCTGGGCTACGACACCATCTATGCCCACCAGGACAAGGCCGATGACCTGATTGTCGGGGTCAAGTCCACCGCCCTGCGCCTGGGGGATGCCACCCGCCCCTGGCTGGTCGGTTTTTACGTCGTGACGGTGGTCCTCATCGCCGGGGCGGGCTATCTCGTGCAGATGGGCTGGCCGTTCTGGACCGCCTTGGCTCTGGGCGCGCTGCATCTGGCTTGGCAGGCCCGTGATGTGGATATCAATGATCCCACCGACTGCCTGCGCAAGTTCAAATCCAACCGGGATTTCGGGTTGGTCCTGTTCGTGGGCATCGTGGCCGGAAAATTGATCGGATAA